From a single Brassica rapa cultivar Chiifu-401-42 chromosome A01, CAAS_Brap_v3.01, whole genome shotgun sequence genomic region:
- the LOC103863693 gene encoding putative clathrin assembly protein At4g25940: MATFHSFRKAVGALKDSTTVSIAKVNSEFKDLDVAIVKSTNHVESAPKERHIRKIFSATSAIRPRADVAYCIHALAKRLSRTHNWVVAIKVLIVIHRTLREGDPTFRDELLNYSHRGHILRISNFKDDTSPLAWDCSAWIRTYALFLEERLECYRVLKYDIEAERLPKGSGASSKNVDLNASQTYRTRMLSNEELLEQLPALQQLLFRLTGCKPEGAGYSNYLIQYALALVLKESFKIYCAINDGIINLVDLFFEMSRHDAVKALNIYKRAGQQAENLADFYEHCKSLELARNFQFPTLRQPPPSFLTTMEEYIKEAPQSGSVQKKLEYHEKGEEEEQDEEEEEQSAQPEEPAETENQNENTEGDQPLIEEEEEETEQIEEDTKPSFLIDTDDLLGLSEINPKATEIEDRNALALAIYPPGHEAPGPSTSLSLIETGGSGWELALVTPQNNNNNNNIPRPAPDTKYAGGFDKLLLDSLYEDDSARRQIQLTNAGYGHGGTETAGAAPPQNPFEMQQDPFAMSNNIAPPTNVQMAMQQQQQQQMMMMHQSPYNYSHPHDHHQFSAAGPSPSNPFGDHFLALPPPPGSSGQMQQQNSHHHMLL, encoded by the exons AAGGTCAACAGCGAATTTAAG GATTTGGATGTTGCGATCGTCAAATCCACAAATCACGTCGAATCTGCTCCCAAAGAACGCCATATTCGCA AAATATTCTCTGCAACATCTGCGATACGACCACGAGCAGATGTTGCTTACTGCATTCACGCACTAGCCAAGAGACTATCTAGAACTCACAATTGGGTT GTGGCTATTAAGGTTTTGATAGTCATTCATAGAACACTAAGAGAAGGTGATCCAACATTCAGAGATGAGCTTCTCAATTATTCACACAGAGGACATATACTTCGTATATCCAACTTCAAAGACGATACAAGTCCTCTAG CTTGGGATTGTTCTGCATGGATTAGAACCTACGCGCTTTTCCTAGAAGAGAGGCTTGAATGCTACCGTGTTTTGAAGTATGACATAGAAGCAGAACGTTTACCAAAAGGTTCAGGTGCATCTTCAAAG AACGTGGATCTCAATGCTTCTCAAACGTATAGAACAAGGATGTTATCTAATGAAGAACTGCTTGAGCAGTTGCCTGCTTTACAGCAGCTTCTTTTCAGACTTACCGGTTGTAAG CCTGAAGGAGCAGGCTATAGCAACTACCTAATCCAATACGCTCTTGCATTGGTGCTTAAAGAAAGCTTCAAAATATACTGTGCCATTAATGATGGAATCATTAATCTTGTAGACTTG TTCTTTGAGATGTCAAGACATGATGCAGTTAAAGCTCTAAATATATACAAACGAGCTGGCCAACAG GCTGAAAACCTGGCTGATTTTTATGAACACTGCAAAAGTCTAGAGCTGGCAAGGAACTTTCAGTTCCCAACATTGAGACAG CCTCCTCCGTCTTTTCTTACAACAATGGAAGAATACATTAAAGAAGCGCCTCAAAGTGGTTCTGTACAGAAAAAGCTG GAGTATCATGAAAAAGGGGAGGAAGAAGaacaagatgaagaagaagaagaacagtcTGCTCAGCCTGAAGAACCTGCAGAAACAgaaaatcaaaatgaaaacaCCGAAGGAGACCAGCCTCTtattgaagaagaggaagaggagacaGAACAAATAGAAGAAGATACTAAACCTTCTTTCTTGATAGACACGGATGACTTGCTG GGCCTGAGTGAGATAAACCCAAAAGCCACAGAGATAGAAGACCGCAATGCATTGGCTCTGGCAATATATCCACCAG GTCATGAAGCTCCAGGTCCATCCACCAGTTTAAGCTTAATAGAAACCGGTGGATCCGGTTGGGAACTAGCACTTGTCACTcctcaaaacaacaacaacaacaacaacattccTCGTCCTGCTCCTGACACCAAATAT GCGGGAGGATTCGACAAGCTATTGCTTGATAGTCTTTACGAGGATGATTCAGCGAGGAGACAGATACAACTAACAAATGCTGGCTATGGACATGGTGGTACTGAGACAGCAGGCGCAGCACCACCACAAAACCCATTCGAGATGCAACAAGATCCCTTTGCAATGTCAAACAACATTGCTCCTCCAACTAACGTTCAAATGGCAATGcagcaacaacagcaacaacagatgatgatgatgcatcaAAGTCCCTACAATTACTCTCATCCCCATGATCATCATCAGTTCTCAGCTGCAGGTCCTTCTCCTTCTAACCCTTTTGGAGACCATTTCCTTGCCCTCCCACCTCCTCCAGGCTCATCTGGTCAGATGCAGCAGCAAAACAGCCATCATCATATGCTCCTCTAG